A DNA window from Stutzerimonas stutzeri contains the following coding sequences:
- a CDS encoding sugar phosphate isomerase/epimerase family protein, whose translation MRIALDPYMYRHLPIPQMVDKAAELGYQYIELSPREDFFPFYKYPRVDKARIREFKKALGDTGVQLSSLLPLYHWAGPDEENRQAAVRNWKRAIQVAVEMDCELMNTEFAGQADNALICEQQFMRSMDELLPIFEREGIKLDIQAHPYDFCERNNEGVDLIRGLDVDFVNYLYAAPHTFFYDDGKGDIAPMLKYAGDKLTHVIIADTYNHRGSSNLRYIVNPPGVTATVHQHLDIGQGEVDWDAFFSTLREMKFDGIATVAVFAWEERADESCRFMLDRVKQELLR comes from the coding sequence ATGCGCATCGCCCTTGATCCCTACATGTACCGCCACCTGCCGATTCCGCAGATGGTCGACAAGGCCGCTGAGCTCGGCTACCAGTACATCGAGCTGTCGCCGCGCGAGGATTTTTTCCCTTTCTACAAATATCCGCGCGTGGACAAGGCGCGCATCCGTGAATTCAAGAAGGCACTTGGCGACACCGGTGTGCAGCTGTCGTCGCTGTTGCCGCTGTACCACTGGGCCGGACCGGATGAAGAGAACCGTCAGGCGGCGGTGCGCAACTGGAAGCGCGCCATTCAGGTTGCTGTGGAGATGGACTGCGAGCTGATGAACACCGAGTTCGCCGGCCAGGCCGACAACGCGCTGATCTGCGAGCAACAGTTCATGAGGTCGATGGACGAGCTGCTGCCGATCTTCGAGCGCGAAGGCATCAAGCTCGATATTCAGGCGCACCCCTACGATTTCTGCGAGCGTAACAATGAGGGTGTCGACCTGATCCGCGGGCTTGATGTGGACTTCGTCAATTACCTCTACGCTGCGCCACATACCTTTTTCTACGACGACGGCAAGGGCGATATCGCGCCGATGCTGAAGTACGCCGGCGACAAACTTACCCACGTGATCATCGCCGACACATACAACCATCGGGGTTCGTCGAACCTGCGCTATATCGTCAACCCGCCGGGCGTCACCGCGACCGTGCACCAGCACCTGGACATTGGCCAGGGTGAGGTGGACTGGGATGCCTTCTTCTCCACGCTGCGTGAGATGAAGTTTGACGGCATTGCCACCGTGGCGGTGTTTGCCTGGGAGGAGCGCGCCGAC